One segment of Candidatus Dojkabacteria bacterium DNA contains the following:
- the rpmB gene encoding 50S ribosomal protein L28 — protein MSKVCEICGKGVVHGNNIRHKHAGKWERKAPKTKRIWKPNLRAVSLEVDGVKKSVKVCMKCHKKISKVGV, from the coding sequence ATGAGTAAGGTTTGTGAAATCTGTGGCAAGGGAGTTGTGCACGGAAATAATATTCGACACAAACACGCAGGTAAGTGGGAAAGAAAGGCTCCTAAAACGAAGCGAATTTGGAAACCTAACTTGCGAGCCGTCAGTTTAGAAGTCGATGGTGTAAAAAAGAGCGTTAAGGTTTGTATGAAGTGCCACAAGAAAATTAGCAAAGTCGGCGTTTAA
- a CDS encoding site-2 protease family protein, giving the protein MITLLIVVSYVFYAIAYLLAATVHNYFQALVANKMGDLTAKADGYLTLNPLKHVDILGLALFFVSRIGWTKHVPINEYNFKKPGRDQVIVYLSGIGANILTVIACLGLIKITNPVAPILPTNNIISIIYPLIGEFLFALTLCSFVVAITNLLPLPPLDGYYILQGILPKQIKFSFETFESYSPWVIALILSPYSPIGLQISYYIVETVYKLVAFVS; this is encoded by the coding sequence ATGATTACACTCTTAATAGTTGTTTCTTATGTTTTTTATGCCATTGCCTATCTATTAGCTGCAACTGTACATAATTATTTTCAAGCACTTGTTGCAAATAAAATGGGTGACTTGACTGCAAAAGCCGATGGATATCTTACGTTAAATCCCTTAAAACACGTGGATATTCTAGGACTTGCACTGTTCTTCGTTTCCCGTATTGGTTGGACAAAACACGTACCAATAAATGAATATAACTTTAAAAAGCCAGGTAGAGACCAGGTTATTGTTTACCTAAGCGGAATCGGAGCAAATATACTAACAGTTATAGCGTGCCTTGGATTAATAAAAATTACAAACCCTGTGGCTCCAATTCTTCCCACAAATAATATTATCTCAATAATTTACCCATTGATTGGTGAATTTCTATTTGCATTGACTCTCTGTAGCTTTGTTGTTGCAATTACAAACTTATTACCACTTCCCCCACTTGATGGTTATTACATACTTCAGGGAATCCTTCCAAAACAGATCAAATTTTCCTTCGAGACCTTTGAGTCATATTCACCCTGGGTAATAGCCTTGATATTAAGTCCTTACAGTCCAATTGGGCTTCAAATTAGTTACTACATCGTAGAAACCGTATACAAGCTTGTTGCATTTGTCAGCTAA